The following proteins are encoded in a genomic region of Dyadobacter sp. UC 10:
- the atpG gene encoding ATP synthase F1 subunit gamma: MASLKEVRSRIVSVNSTQQITKAMKMVAAAKLRRAQDGIMQMRPYAQKLSEMLATVSAGAETSGDSPLKAVRPVAKVLIVVITSDRGLCGAFNTNIIKATLALIDQKYAEQARKGNVEIFAIGKKGAESLTRRGMLVNIGYTDLFGRLSFVNVKLAAEEIMKAFTDGRYDAVDLVYNEFKNVATQIIHADRYLPIPTENKSVNTKKSEVNYIFEPSEEEILTELIPKSLKIQLYRAVLESNASEQGARMTAMDKATENAQELLKDLRLVYNRTRQAAITKEILEIVGGAEALKN, translated from the coding sequence ATGGCAAGCTTAAAAGAAGTACGTAGCCGAATCGTTTCGGTAAACTCTACGCAGCAGATCACTAAGGCAATGAAAATGGTTGCTGCCGCGAAATTGCGCAGGGCTCAGGACGGTATTATGCAAATGCGCCCCTACGCCCAAAAGTTGAGTGAAATGCTTGCAACTGTTTCTGCCGGAGCGGAAACTTCCGGAGACAGTCCATTGAAAGCAGTGCGCCCGGTAGCAAAAGTGCTCATCGTTGTGATCACTTCCGATCGCGGCTTGTGCGGTGCTTTCAATACGAATATTATCAAAGCCACTTTGGCACTAATTGACCAGAAATACGCTGAACAGGCTCGTAAGGGGAATGTTGAGATTTTTGCAATTGGTAAAAAAGGAGCTGAGTCACTCACCCGCCGGGGAATGCTTGTCAATATAGGATATACTGATCTTTTCGGGAGGTTGAGCTTTGTTAATGTGAAGCTTGCCGCTGAGGAAATCATGAAAGCTTTCACGGACGGTCGCTATGACGCGGTGGACCTGGTGTATAACGAATTTAAAAACGTAGCAACGCAGATCATTCACGCAGACCGGTACTTGCCGATCCCGACTGAAAACAAATCAGTTAATACTAAGAAATCCGAGGTTAACTATATTTTCGAACCGTCGGAGGAAGAAATTTTGACCGAGTTAATTCCAAAATCTCTGAAAATACAATTGTACAGAGCTGTACTTGAATCCAATGCATCTGAACAAGGCGCGAGGATGACGGCAATGGATAAGGCAACTGAAAATGCGCAGGAGCTTTTGAAAGATTTGAGGCTGGTTTACAACCGCACCCGTCAGGCCGCAATTACGAAGGAAATCCTTGAAATTGTGGGCGGAGCCGAGGCGTTGAAAAACTAA
- a CDS encoding outer membrane lipoprotein-sorting protein, translated as MTKRTYLSIFLVLAGIFQPIQAQNVDEIVAKHIKAMGGEDKLSKLQSMKITAEMDVMNMQVPINTTIVQNQGFRSETTVQGATIVQAINGNTGWSINPMTGQTKATALPEEAVKSMASETDLTGLYNYKQKGYQLALDGEEDLAGAKVYKVTMTLKNGVKRVNYISKDTFYILKIIAKTNVNGQDVESENVQSDFRQVDGIYYPFISEVTTSAMPGTKVALRIKTLEVNPKIDPSIFAMPN; from the coding sequence ATGACAAAAAGAACCTATTTAAGCATATTCCTGGTTTTAGCGGGTATTTTTCAGCCAATTCAGGCGCAGAACGTAGATGAGATTGTTGCGAAACATATCAAGGCGATGGGCGGGGAAGATAAATTGTCTAAACTGCAAAGCATGAAAATCACTGCCGAAATGGATGTGATGAATATGCAGGTACCGATTAATACAACCATCGTCCAAAACCAGGGTTTCAGAAGCGAGACTACTGTGCAGGGGGCGACAATCGTGCAAGCGATCAATGGCAATACCGGCTGGTCTATCAACCCGATGACCGGGCAGACCAAAGCCACTGCGCTTCCCGAAGAAGCGGTAAAGTCAATGGCGTCGGAAACCGACCTCACCGGTCTTTATAATTACAAACAAAAAGGATATCAGCTGGCACTCGATGGCGAAGAAGATCTGGCCGGAGCCAAAGTTTACAAGGTGACGATGACCTTGAAAAACGGTGTCAAAAGAGTTAACTACATTTCGAAAGACACTTTTTATATTCTCAAAATCATCGCAAAAACCAACGTGAACGGACAGGATGTAGAATCTGAAAACGTACAGTCTGATTTTCGCCAGGTCGACGGGATCTATTATCCTTTCATTTCCGAAGTGACTACTTCAGCAATGCCGGGTACCAAAGTGGCCTTGCGCATCAAAACCCTTGAAGTAAATCCAAAGATCGATCCGAGCATTTTCGCAATGCCGAATTAG
- a CDS encoding YceI family protein gives MATSTWVIDPTHSEIQFKVKHLVISTVTGAFKTFEGSVETENEDFDGATVSFSADTNSIDTNQAQRDEHLKSGDFFESAKYPKISFTGKLAKAGSDTYTLKGDLTIKGTTKPFEFAVEYGGNMTDFYGNNKSGFEVSGKINRKEFGLEWSAVTEAGGVVVGDDVKLIANIQIVKQ, from the coding sequence ATGGCTACTTCAACATGGGTGATTGACCCGACACATTCAGAAATTCAATTTAAAGTAAAGCACCTGGTAATTTCCACAGTGACAGGAGCTTTCAAAACTTTCGAGGGATCGGTAGAAACCGAAAACGAAGATTTCGACGGCGCAACAGTTTCATTTTCAGCTGATACAAACAGCATCGACACCAACCAGGCACAGCGTGACGAACATCTCAAATCAGGCGACTTCTTCGAATCAGCAAAATACCCTAAAATCTCCTTTACCGGAAAACTGGCAAAAGCAGGTTCTGACACTTATACATTAAAGGGAGATCTGACTATAAAGGGAACCACAAAACCGTTTGAATTCGCGGTTGAGTACGGTGGCAACATGACAGATTTTTATGGAAATAATAAATCCGGCTTTGAAGTTTCCGGTAAAATCAACCGGAAGGAGTTTGGATTGGAATGGAGCGCGGTGACAGAAGCGGGCGGCGTGGTAGTTGGTGATGACGTTAAGCTGATCGCCAATATCCAGATCGTTAAGCAATAA
- a CDS encoding 3-keto-disaccharide hydrolase, whose product MKKLFLTAFSLATAFAAHAQLQPAKQTPESSELWSPVPRVVTPGKASTAVSGFTAPSDAIVLFDGKNLDAWVSGKDGKAAAPWTIADGTMTVAPKSGDIQTKQTFGDYQLHIEWRTPAKVDGNGQGRGNSGIFMQGIYELQVLDSYNNATYSNGQAGSIYKQTMPLVNASVGPGEWQTYDVVYTAPHFNKDGQMTIPPYITVIHNGVLVQNHTMIQGTTPYVGQPTIEPHGKGPIKLQDHNNTTSFRNIWIREL is encoded by the coding sequence ATGAAAAAATTATTTCTTACCGCGTTCAGCCTGGCTACTGCCTTTGCCGCACACGCGCAATTGCAACCTGCCAAACAAACTCCCGAATCGAGCGAATTGTGGAGCCCGGTACCGCGGGTAGTAACGCCTGGCAAAGCTTCCACCGCGGTTTCAGGATTTACAGCTCCTTCTGATGCGATCGTTCTTTTTGACGGAAAAAACCTGGATGCATGGGTTTCAGGTAAGGACGGTAAGGCAGCGGCTCCCTGGACAATAGCGGACGGCACAATGACCGTAGCTCCTAAATCAGGTGATATTCAAACCAAACAGACCTTTGGCGACTACCAGCTGCACATCGAGTGGAGAACCCCCGCGAAAGTAGATGGCAACGGGCAGGGCCGCGGTAACAGCGGGATCTTTATGCAGGGTATCTACGAATTGCAGGTGCTCGACAGCTATAACAATGCAACCTATTCGAACGGACAGGCGGGTTCTATTTATAAGCAGACAATGCCCCTGGTTAATGCTTCTGTCGGCCCGGGCGAGTGGCAGACTTACGACGTAGTTTACACGGCACCGCATTTCAACAAAGACGGTCAAATGACGATTCCGCCTTATATTACGGTGATCCACAATGGGGTATTGGTTCAAAATCATACGATGATTCAGGGAACCACACCTTATGTTGGCCAGCCTACTATCGAGCCGCACGGAAAAGGGCCGATCAAATTGCAGGACCACAACAATACGACAAGCTTCCGCAATATCTGGATCCGCGAATTGTAA
- a CDS encoding family 16 glycoside hydrolase: protein MFKTTCSFLQFIVCGIAIIVTQSAYAQQPIPLDNLSAFTTKSSNWKIVGNASADISKENVLITTPGKGVLACIHEKGKYGNQFELISNFKHGDLDIEMDFMLAKGSNSGIYLQGNYEVQLFDSWGKKGAKYNDCGGIYERWNDSKPEGEKGYEGYAPRFNVAKAPGLWQNIKISYQAPRFDANGKKVSNAVFLSIVLNGVTIHENVEVSGPTRGSLTAEDVAMGPIRIQGDHGSLAIKNIVINNFDKKPGTLSDLSYKTYYGGLSETEDLSKQTPAETGKSEALTWEILKDNNNYSYVYTGRYNVPTAGDYNFKLQASGNSYLKVDGKFVIDAQWKNNNEFRTGTVNLKEGDHTIEIFNNKRDGWMRPVLGLWVTGPGFREMAYHTKSSAMPAGATDPILITAGTNTITRSFMDYKTDEKSKRQRIVHAVSVGSPSNLHYTYDMDKGTVLQVWRGEFLDATPMWHDRGDGSSRPRGSVTVLGDDMLLGKATGKTKWASDTTGSGYRPKGYVLDEQNIPTFQYQAFGSTVTDYVSIVNNQYFERIVRVNNPAKGLVAKLADGSNIEKLSDVLYAVDNKSYYIQLADKNMKPEIRSIEGRQELLVPVSNGEVKYSILF from the coding sequence ATGTTTAAAACCACATGTTCATTTTTACAATTCATCGTTTGCGGCATAGCGATAATTGTAACTCAATCCGCCTATGCCCAGCAACCTATTCCTCTTGACAATCTCAGTGCATTTACTACCAAATCCAGCAACTGGAAAATCGTAGGCAATGCATCCGCTGACATTTCAAAAGAAAACGTTTTGATCACGACTCCCGGCAAAGGGGTATTGGCGTGTATTCATGAAAAAGGGAAGTATGGAAACCAGTTTGAGCTGATCTCTAATTTCAAGCACGGAGACCTCGATATTGAAATGGATTTCATGTTGGCCAAAGGTTCTAATTCAGGAATCTACCTGCAGGGGAATTATGAAGTACAGCTTTTCGACAGCTGGGGTAAAAAAGGCGCTAAATACAACGATTGCGGTGGTATTTACGAACGCTGGAACGATTCCAAGCCGGAAGGTGAAAAAGGATACGAAGGTTATGCGCCCCGTTTCAATGTAGCGAAAGCACCCGGACTGTGGCAGAATATTAAGATTTCTTACCAGGCGCCGCGTTTTGATGCCAACGGTAAAAAGGTTTCCAATGCTGTATTCCTTTCGATCGTATTGAATGGCGTTACAATCCACGAAAATGTGGAAGTGAGCGGCCCTACCCGCGGTTCACTGACAGCAGAAGACGTAGCAATGGGCCCGATCCGTATCCAGGGTGATCATGGTTCATTGGCAATCAAGAATATTGTGATCAATAATTTTGATAAAAAGCCAGGCACACTATCTGATCTGAGCTACAAAACCTACTATGGCGGTCTGTCTGAAACCGAAGATCTTTCAAAGCAGACTCCTGCCGAAACAGGCAAGTCGGAAGCATTGACCTGGGAGATACTGAAAGACAACAACAACTATTCTTACGTGTACACGGGCAGATACAATGTTCCGACCGCGGGAGATTATAACTTCAAACTGCAGGCTTCCGGAAATTCATATCTGAAAGTTGACGGCAAATTCGTGATCGACGCGCAATGGAAGAACAACAACGAGTTCCGCACTGGAACGGTGAACCTGAAAGAAGGCGATCACACGATCGAGATATTCAATAATAAAAGAGACGGCTGGATGCGTCCGGTGCTCGGACTTTGGGTAACCGGCCCTGGTTTCCGCGAAATGGCTTATCATACCAAAAGCTCGGCAATGCCAGCAGGCGCGACCGATCCTATCCTGATCACTGCCGGTACCAATACGATCACCCGCAGCTTTATGGATTACAAAACGGATGAAAAATCCAAAAGACAACGCATTGTACACGCAGTGTCTGTCGGCAGTCCTTCTAACCTGCATTATACCTACGATATGGACAAAGGAACCGTATTGCAGGTTTGGCGCGGCGAATTCCTGGATGCTACCCCGATGTGGCACGATCGCGGCGACGGCTCTTCCCGTCCGCGCGGAAGTGTGACCGTGCTGGGCGATGATATGCTGCTGGGTAAAGCGACGGGAAAAACGAAATGGGCTTCCGACACTACGGGCAGCGGTTACCGCCCGAAAGGTTATGTATTGGACGAGCAGAACATACCTACTTTCCAGTACCAGGCATTCGGCTCTACCGTAACCGACTATGTTTCGATCGTAAACAACCAGTATTTCGAGCGGATCGTGCGGGTGAACAACCCTGCCAAAGGACTTGTAGCCAAACTGGCGGACGGTTCCAATATCGAAAAGCTTTCGGACGTATTGTATGCTGTCGATAACAAATCGTACTACATCCAGTTGGCTGACAAAAACATGAAACCTGAAATCAGAAGTATTGAGGGACGCCAGGAGCTGCTTGTTCCGGTTTCCAATGGTGAAGTGAAATATTCCATCCTGTTCTGA
- a CDS encoding c-type cytochrome: protein MKKLIQIAFIFLATLTVLKAQESPKEEDFYKIITPPIPEGIILEVGGLTMMPNGSLAISTRRGEVWIVDNPTSRTPFFRKFATGLHEILGLAYKEGALYCAQRGELTKLIDKNGDGKADVYETVYQWPLSGHYHEYSFGPKLAPDGSFYVSGNVAFGDEEWWRGESRVPTRGWIFHITNDGKYEPYATGVRSPAGISMLNGELFYTDNQGDWMGTGAIFQVKKGGFMGHPAGLKWAGLPNSPVKLTEKQFFAERDNRQHKDANGRAIKPENTMNETPQFLYQLKEKYDMVQLPAVWLPYGVHGVSTSELILDDTKGGFGPFTGQVFVGDQGQSNIMRVVLEKVKGEYQGASIGFRSGFQSGVLRMAFDKDGSMFVGETNRGWGSAGDANQGLQRLVWNGKMPFEMYTVKAQPDGFEIEFTMPVDRKSAEDLDSYKVSSYLYKHYPVYGSPPINMEDVKITGVKVSDDNKKVRIVLDGMKQYYVHKISLEGVRAATNSWSLVHADAYYTLNNIPDGEKLKVSELKTTRSGGTRSGNASASVSTATEKEHVSPDGKDKPATGTKGGVAKAPTFEEVKPILQRNTCLACHTTDKKVVGPSYLDVAKRKYTNEKIVDLIYNPKPENWPDYATPMPPMPQVPKADAMKIAAWINSLAK, encoded by the coding sequence ATGAAAAAATTAATTCAGATAGCATTCATTTTCTTGGCTACACTTACTGTGCTTAAAGCGCAGGAGTCGCCCAAAGAAGAAGATTTTTACAAAATCATTACCCCACCTATTCCGGAAGGTATTATCCTGGAAGTAGGTGGACTGACCATGATGCCAAACGGCTCACTGGCAATCTCAACCCGCCGTGGCGAAGTTTGGATCGTGGATAACCCGACGAGCCGCACGCCTTTTTTCAGGAAGTTCGCGACGGGCTTGCATGAGATCCTCGGACTTGCATACAAGGAAGGTGCACTCTATTGCGCACAACGCGGCGAGCTGACCAAACTGATCGACAAAAATGGCGACGGAAAAGCGGACGTTTACGAAACCGTTTACCAATGGCCACTTTCAGGCCACTATCACGAATACTCTTTTGGACCAAAACTGGCACCGGACGGAAGCTTTTATGTAAGTGGTAACGTTGCATTCGGAGATGAAGAATGGTGGAGAGGCGAAAGCCGCGTGCCTACCAGAGGCTGGATTTTCCACATTACCAATGATGGCAAATACGAACCCTATGCAACGGGAGTTCGCTCCCCGGCAGGTATCAGCATGCTGAACGGCGAGCTGTTCTATACCGACAACCAGGGTGACTGGATGGGAACCGGCGCGATTTTCCAGGTTAAAAAAGGCGGATTCATGGGTCACCCGGCCGGTTTGAAATGGGCCGGACTTCCCAACTCACCTGTTAAGCTGACTGAAAAGCAATTTTTTGCCGAAAGAGATAACCGCCAGCACAAAGACGCAAACGGACGTGCGATCAAGCCAGAGAACACGATGAACGAAACACCCCAGTTTTTATATCAGTTGAAGGAAAAATATGATATGGTTCAGCTGCCGGCTGTTTGGCTTCCTTACGGTGTGCACGGAGTATCTACTTCCGAGCTGATCCTGGACGATACAAAGGGCGGATTCGGTCCATTTACCGGCCAGGTTTTTGTGGGCGATCAGGGCCAGAGCAATATCATGCGTGTGGTTTTGGAAAAAGTAAAAGGTGAATATCAGGGTGCTAGCATTGGTTTCCGCAGCGGATTCCAGTCTGGTGTGTTAAGAATGGCGTTTGACAAGGACGGATCGATGTTCGTGGGAGAAACAAACCGCGGCTGGGGTTCAGCCGGCGATGCTAACCAGGGTTTGCAGCGTCTGGTATGGAATGGCAAAATGCCTTTTGAAATGTATACTGTAAAAGCACAGCCTGATGGCTTTGAAATTGAGTTCACCATGCCTGTGGATCGCAAATCGGCAGAAGATCTGGATTCTTACAAAGTAAGCAGCTACCTGTACAAGCATTACCCTGTGTACGGAAGTCCTCCTATTAATATGGAAGATGTAAAAATCACAGGCGTGAAAGTTTCTGACGACAACAAGAAAGTCCGCATTGTGCTGGATGGAATGAAACAGTATTACGTTCACAAGATCTCTCTGGAAGGGGTAAGAGCGGCTACAAACAGCTGGTCACTTGTACATGCCGATGCTTACTATACGTTAAATAATATTCCTGACGGCGAAAAACTGAAAGTATCTGAACTGAAAACTACCCGTTCTGGAGGGACCCGTTCCGGCAATGCTTCGGCTTCTGTTTCAACAGCTACAGAAAAAGAACACGTTTCTCCCGATGGAAAAGATAAACCAGCCACCGGCACGAAAGGCGGCGTAGCGAAAGCGCCGACCTTTGAGGAGGTAAAACCGATCTTGCAAAGAAATACTTGCCTGGCTTGTCACACAACCGACAAAAAGGTAGTTGGACCGTCTTATCTGGATGTTGCAAAACGCAAGTACACCAATGAAAAGATCGTGGATCTGATCTACAATCCAAAGCCTGAAAACTGGCCGGATTATGCAACTCCAATGCCTCCAATGCCACAGGTTCCGAAGGCCGACGCGATGAAGATCGCAGCCTGGATTAACTCTCTTGCGAAATAA
- a CDS encoding hybrid sensor histidine kinase/response regulator produces MSTLRDPSFLKSVKGKIFLGFFVASIALGASWLISNLAFKEILGRVEMISTPNDKLRLVNKIFKNILQLDHLQNARKVSDEEHKEQVLAKSVELVATLDSLSDMSIGDDLQIIRIDSMKKILRKREKIYGNYVTVRSKLVNTKTLEDEVKNISGLITTKLKPDSTVVKTEKRTTTTTIYTEVPDSVQKAAAKKGFFNRVFGGNKKAKKAQPQPNKVVQKQEVNVQVDTITVAQEDSTIEKVDEAVHAIEKAQKIRTTSFVDKEKELATAGNSLVNQLLNVMQEVESEVLSQSNRDSYQANNMVTKSVDMLQWVMLGFFFLTALLAYLIFADITKSNAYRSQLEEAKEEAEYHSMAKQRFLSNMSHEIRTPLQSIIGYTEALKKVDKPKKQDLETLYSASEHLLYLVNEVLDYSRIISDRFTFEERVFAINPLLNEVIQVLKPNASTKNLILRLENNLAPNLYLCGDPFRLRQVLYNLLTNAIKFTDTGEVVLKVSSVELDNNVQVEYTVTDTGIGLSPEQVQRIFNQFEQADSSISRRFGGTGLGLTIVKALIEGMGGNIRVKSSPGQGTTFFVTTSMKKAEALELAEEAPERNYQIAGKVWLVDDDTFILKWCSSVLEMNGIPHNSFSSAEEVLSRPWDHQVKFVLTDMRMSGMNGAELCKRIRKIAGHDVKVFVLTAQALPEERANLLSLGFDGYLMKPFHSKELLELLESYSSPDVIAIVEPQQEELDFTMLDQMTFGDEGLMREILDQFVKDSRNDVDALELHLETGELDKVMEIMHRMAGRTGQIGARDLSARFRNFELALREHPAQVSLAEMKQVTQSARGVIEQIEGKALAYSM; encoded by the coding sequence ATGTCCACTTTACGCGACCCGTCCTTCTTGAAATCTGTTAAAGGCAAAATTTTTCTCGGTTTTTTCGTGGCATCTATCGCATTGGGTGCTTCGTGGCTGATCAGTAATCTGGCTTTTAAGGAAATTCTTGGCCGGGTAGAAATGATTTCTACGCCAAACGATAAATTACGGCTGGTTAACAAGATCTTCAAAAATATTCTGCAGCTCGACCATTTGCAGAATGCGCGAAAAGTAAGCGACGAAGAACATAAAGAACAGGTGCTCGCCAAATCCGTTGAACTTGTCGCTACGCTGGACTCCCTGAGCGATATGAGTATTGGTGATGATTTACAGATCATCCGGATCGATTCCATGAAAAAGATCCTCCGTAAAAGGGAAAAGATTTATGGCAATTACGTAACTGTCAGATCCAAACTTGTCAACACCAAAACACTTGAAGACGAGGTCAAAAATATTTCAGGGCTGATTACTACCAAACTTAAACCGGATAGTACGGTAGTTAAAACTGAAAAGAGGACGACTACAACCACCATTTACACGGAGGTCCCCGATTCAGTACAAAAAGCGGCGGCGAAGAAAGGATTTTTCAACAGGGTCTTCGGTGGGAATAAAAAAGCAAAGAAAGCGCAACCTCAACCGAATAAAGTTGTTCAGAAACAGGAAGTTAATGTACAGGTTGACACGATTACGGTCGCTCAGGAAGACAGTACGATCGAAAAAGTGGACGAAGCTGTTCACGCGATCGAAAAGGCACAGAAGATCCGGACGACAAGTTTTGTGGATAAAGAAAAAGAACTGGCGACAGCAGGTAACTCACTTGTAAACCAACTCCTTAATGTAATGCAGGAGGTGGAAAGTGAAGTATTGAGCCAATCCAACCGGGACAGCTACCAGGCCAACAATATGGTCACTAAAAGTGTGGATATGCTGCAATGGGTGATGCTGGGTTTTTTCTTCCTCACGGCTTTACTCGCTTATCTTATTTTCGCCGATATCACAAAGAGCAATGCATACCGCAGCCAGCTTGAAGAAGCAAAAGAAGAGGCGGAATACCACAGTATGGCTAAACAGCGGTTTTTGTCTAATATGAGCCACGAAATCCGAACGCCTCTCCAATCGATCATTGGCTATACGGAGGCGCTGAAGAAAGTTGACAAACCTAAAAAACAGGATCTCGAAACACTTTATTCGGCATCTGAACACCTGTTATACCTCGTTAATGAAGTGTTGGATTACAGCCGTATCATCTCCGACCGGTTCACTTTTGAAGAGCGGGTCTTTGCGATCAATCCTTTACTTAATGAAGTGATACAGGTTTTGAAGCCTAATGCTTCAACCAAAAACCTTATTTTAAGACTCGAAAATAATTTGGCGCCCAATTTGTACCTCTGCGGCGATCCTTTCAGATTGAGGCAGGTACTTTATAATCTGCTCACCAATGCGATCAAATTTACAGACACAGGCGAAGTTGTGCTGAAAGTCAGCAGTGTTGAATTAGACAACAATGTTCAGGTTGAATACACTGTGACCGACACTGGGATCGGATTGTCTCCCGAGCAGGTACAACGGATATTTAACCAGTTTGAGCAAGCCGATTCCTCCATTTCGAGACGATTTGGAGGTACAGGACTGGGTTTGACCATCGTAAAAGCGCTTATAGAGGGTATGGGTGGAAATATTCGTGTCAAGAGCAGCCCCGGTCAGGGCACGACTTTTTTTGTCACCACCAGTATGAAAAAAGCTGAAGCACTGGAATTGGCAGAGGAAGCTCCCGAAAGAAATTATCAGATAGCCGGCAAGGTCTGGCTTGTTGACGATGATACTTTTATTCTGAAATGGTGCTCCTCCGTTCTCGAAATGAACGGCATTCCGCATAATTCATTCTCGTCGGCAGAGGAAGTACTGAGCAGGCCCTGGGATCATCAGGTGAAATTCGTACTGACGGATATGCGTATGTCGGGCATGAACGGTGCAGAGCTTTGCAAGCGCATCCGAAAGATTGCGGGACATGATGTCAAGGTATTTGTCCTCACAGCCCAGGCTTTGCCGGAGGAGCGCGCAAACCTGCTTAGCTTAGGATTTGATGGCTATCTCATGAAGCCTTTCCATTCAAAAGAGCTTCTGGAACTGCTGGAATCGTACTCTTCGCCTGACGTTATTGCAATTGTCGAGCCGCAGCAGGAAGAGCTGGATTTTACCATGCTCGATCAAATGACTTTCGGAGACGAGGGGTTAATGCGCGAAATTTTAGATCAATTCGTAAAGGACTCCCGAAACGATGTGGATGCACTTGAACTTCACCTTGAAACCGGAGAACTTGACAAAGTTATGGAGATCATGCACAGAATGGCCGGACGGACAGGTCAGATTGGCGCCCGGGATCTTTCGGCCCGGTTTAGAAACTTTGAATTAGCGTTACGGGAACATCCTGCACAAGTCTCTCTTGCCGAAATGAAACAGGTTACACAGAGCGCCCGTGGCGTCATCGAGCAGATCGAAGGCAAAGCGCTTGCCTACTCGATGTGA
- a CDS encoding sigma-54-dependent transcriptional regulator codes for MAHLLLVEDDTTFSKLLTNFLGKHGHQVKVCSNLKEAREILDKDPDGPFDVLMLDYRLPDGNSVDFLKTLRSEGNRTAAFIMTSFHDVRTAVTAMQIGAFDYITKPVNPEELLMVLREALNKGEVTSVKAAPKPRGSSKVDAQSLDYIEGKSKISKQLYEYVRLVAPTDMSVIIQGESGTGKEHVAKSIHKLSKRSSGPFVAIDCGSLSKELAASELFGHKKGAFTGALQDKIGQFEAADGGTLFLDEIGNLGYDVQIKLLRALQERIIVPIGSTQQVRVDVRLIAATNEDLISSAAAGDFRDDLYHRLNEFKIEVPPLRKRGEDLGIFIQHFVDKANSELDRNVRELSKDVMDIFMKYDWPGNLRELNNVIKRLVLLSKEEVATSAALPAEMITAMEDTQKPAGSDLKALQETHEKEMIEKVLQEVRYNKSKAAKLLNIDRKTLYYKIEKYHIE; via the coding sequence ATGGCTCATCTGCTCCTCGTTGAAGACGATACAACTTTCTCTAAACTGTTGACCAATTTTCTTGGTAAACATGGGCATCAGGTTAAAGTTTGTTCGAATCTGAAAGAGGCCAGAGAAATACTCGACAAAGATCCGGACGGTCCGTTCGATGTATTGATGCTGGACTATCGCCTGCCTGATGGGAATTCTGTCGATTTTCTCAAAACACTTCGTAGTGAAGGAAACAGAACGGCGGCTTTTATCATGACCAGTTTCCACGATGTGCGGACAGCGGTTACTGCGATGCAGATTGGCGCATTTGATTACATTACCAAACCCGTTAATCCGGAAGAACTGCTCATGGTCTTGAGAGAGGCACTGAATAAGGGAGAGGTAACCAGCGTAAAGGCGGCTCCAAAACCCAGAGGCAGCTCGAAGGTAGATGCACAGTCGCTGGATTACATTGAAGGTAAAAGTAAAATTTCAAAACAGCTTTACGAATATGTACGTTTAGTGGCACCGACAGATATGTCTGTGATTATTCAGGGTGAAAGTGGAACGGGAAAAGAACATGTTGCCAAATCAATCCACAAGCTGAGCAAGCGCAGCAGCGGACCATTTGTCGCCATTGATTGTGGTTCTCTATCGAAAGAGCTTGCCGCGAGCGAACTTTTCGGACATAAAAAAGGGGCCTTTACCGGGGCGCTGCAAGATAAAATCGGCCAGTTTGAAGCGGCTGACGGAGGCACTTTATTCCTTGACGAAATAGGGAACCTTGGCTACGATGTTCAGATCAAATTGCTTCGTGCGCTGCAGGAGCGTATTATTGTTCCGATTGGCAGTACACAGCAGGTGAGGGTAGATGTTAGGCTCATCGCCGCTACCAATGAAGACCTGATTTCAAGTGCAGCTGCCGGCGATTTCAGGGATGACCTTTACCACAGATTAAATGAATTTAAAATAGAGGTTCCACCTCTTCGGAAAAGGGGCGAAGACCTGGGCATTTTCATTCAACATTTTGTAGATAAGGCGAATAGCGAGCTGGACAGAAATGTGCGGGAACTTTCGAAGGATGTAATGGACATCTTTATGAAATATGATTGGCCCGGTAACCTTCGTGAGCTTAATAATGTGATTAAAAGGCTTGTACTGTTATCGAAAGAAGAAGTTGCTACTTCTGCCGCTCTGCCAGCCGAAATGATAACGGCTATGGAAGATACCCAAAAACCTGCCGGGTCGGATCTGAAAGCGTTACAGGAAACGCACGAAAAGGAGATGATCGAAAAAGTGCTACAGGAGGTGCGGTACAATAAGAGTAAAGCAGCCAAACTACTTAATATTGACAGGAAAACCCTCTATTACAAAATCGAAAAGTATCACATCGAGTAG